GTTCGCCGTGATCTTCGTGGTCACGCTCATCCAGCTGTGGTTCATCCGCCGGCGCGGCGAGTCGAACCTGATCTGACGGAGAGCCTGATGTCCCGACGCAAGACGACGGTGCTCGGCCTGCTGCGTGCCGCGCCGACCTACGCGATCCTGACCCTCCTCGGCGCCTTCATGCTGGTGCCGTTCCTGTGGATGGTCACGACGTCGCTCAAGCCTTCCGGCACGACGTTCTCGTATCCGCCGGACCTGATCCCGGACACGTTCGACTTCGGCAACTACGTCAACCTGTTCACCCTGGCGCCGTTCGCCAAGTATGTGCTGAACAGCGTCGTGGTCACGGTGTTGACCGTGGTCGGCCAACTCGCGTTCTGCGCCAGCGCGGCCTACGGCTTCGCCCGGTTGAGCTTCACGGGCTCGAAGTCGGTCTTCGTGCTCTTCCTGGCCACCATGATGATCCCGTTCCAGGTCACGATGATCCCGCTGTTCCTGATCGTCTTCAAACTCAACTGGGTCAACACCTACCAGGGGCTGATCGTGCCGGGCATCTCCAGCGCGTTCGCCATCTTCCTGCTCCGGCAGGCGTTCCTGACCATCCCGCGCGACTATCAGGACGCCGCCCGGATCGACGGCGCCAACGAGTTCACGGTCTTCTTCCGGATCTTCCTGCCGCTGGTGAAGCCGGCCCTGGCGACGGTCGCGGTGTTCGCGTTCATGGGCACCTGGAACGACCTGCTCTGGCCGCTGCTGATCGCCCGCGACGAGAAGATGCGCACGGTCGAGTTGGGCCTGGCCTACTTCAACGTCACATCATCGGCGTACGAGCAGCCGAACTGGCCGCTGATGATGGCCGCCTCGGTGGTCTCCCTGCTGCCGGTGGTGCTGGTCTACATCTGCGCGCAGCGCTACTTCGTGGCCGGCATCTCGCTGTCCGGCGTGAAGGGCTGACGCCGTGGAGGGCTTTCCGCTCGACGACTACACGCCGCACGGCTACCTCGACATCCCGGCGCACACCCGGCGGCTCACCCCGCACGGTGTGGTCCGCTCGCACGACCTCGGTTTCCGCTGGCATTTCCCGGCGTACGCGCGGGCCTACGGCGGTCGCCGCGAGGTCTACCGGGCCGGTGTGCGGATCGCCGTCGACGGGGCGTCCGCCGTCGCCGGGGCGACCGCGCCCTACCACTCGAAGGACCTGGTCGAGTTCCGGTCCGGCGCGCTGACCG
This genomic interval from Asanoa ferruginea contains the following:
- a CDS encoding carbohydrate ABC transporter permease encodes the protein MSRRKTTVLGLLRAAPTYAILTLLGAFMLVPFLWMVTTSLKPSGTTFSYPPDLIPDTFDFGNYVNLFTLAPFAKYVLNSVVVTVLTVVGQLAFCASAAYGFARLSFTGSKSVFVLFLATMMIPFQVTMIPLFLIVFKLNWVNTYQGLIVPGISSAFAIFLLRQAFLTIPRDYQDAARIDGANEFTVFFRIFLPLVKPALATVAVFAFMGTWNDLLWPLLIARDEKMRTVELGLAYFNVTSSAYEQPNWPLMMAASVVSLLPVVLVYICAQRYFVAGISLSGVKG